Sequence from the Acropora muricata isolate sample 2 chromosome 10, ASM3666990v1, whole genome shotgun sequence genome:
GAGGAGACGTTTAATAGAAATGATGAAATCTGATCGTCCCGTCAATATAAGTACGTTGCCACAACACGAGTAAACTTCCCACTGGTGGTCAAAACGTTGGCCATCACCCACCCACCCCCACTACAAATTTTAGTCACACGCACAATCCGACCCATCAAGGAATGTCGTTCCTTAGTTCAAACCattgaagaaaacaagaatACTTTCGAAAGGAAAAGAGGAAGAAAGCATCACCGCATGGGCGAGTCAGAAATTCGAAATTTTCCATTCAAAGGCTGACAAATTCACTGCAAGGCTTTCAACAGTTTCCTAGCTTAGGGGATACTTACAGGATACAAACAGTGAACTGCCAAGTGGATAACCTAAAAAGATTAAATTTACAGGTGGCCCTGGCCCCATGAAAGGTTTGGTCCCAGATCTCCATCTCTTTTGATGATACTCAAATGGTCAAGCCCCAGTAGATCGAAGAGTGGACAGCACTCTCCAGTTCATAGCTCAATACGTTTTGGTAATAATTAACCCCTGGATGGTGCTTTATGTGCTACATAGCATTCTACAACATTTCAGAGTGGACCCTAGCCTTACAAGGGAGTTTAATCTCTTCATCAGACCTTTTTAACCCACACGCATAATCAGAGTAGAGAAATATCTAAGCAAGGACAAAGAACCAACGTGTTCATTTCAGCATCATGCAAGTCTTGAAAGTTTAAAAACAAACCTGGAGGAGGAGTAATTAGGGTTATTCCTTGTTTGACTTCCTTCAAATCTAATTCCTTTCTCAGTTGAGGGTCAGGCTTCAATCTAAAGAAAGGTTATAAATCCACAACAAATCAGTCCATAAAGAATTCCCAAAATGGAAAACTTACTTCAACAGTTCTACCAATACCAAACCATAGTCCTGCACTTAAATTTTCAAATACTGTAACCTTGCCTACACAATTGCTTGAATGAAAATCTGCTGCACTCTGAAGCACGAAAATGCTACTTGCAAATATCTCAAAACACTGTATGCATTTTGATTCACACAAAACACCTTAACATCAGTGTACATAAATCTCTCTTTTTGCACAAAACGATTCTTGGATACATGGGGTATGTAAAGCCAGAAAAAAGTGAAGAAGGTTGCATatattttccttctttccaATTAGATTAGAATTTAAATCATGCACGTTTCACAAAAAAttatcaataatttaatttttggtAAGCCACAAGAATATAAGAACTTAAGTTGTAAGCTAAATAAACTCatatggttttggttttttgtacATGTAGCTTTGGTCAGCTTTAGGGGAACCATTAATCTTTCACGATAAAAAAGCAGAAATGTAAAATGCAGCTCCAACTCGCATACACAAGAAACCTTTGATACCAAGTTTTACAAcaaattattaatttgtttcaatAATAATACTGTCTATTCCCTTGGACAGGCTAAAACAGTTTACAGAATGCAGTGTAATACATTCACACTGTACTAGAAAATCTAgattaattttttcattctaAGTCATAAAAGAActaaaaataaactcaaacctGTTCTTGATGTGCAGATTTTGCCTCTTGCTTCTGATCTCCTCAATTCTCTTCATTGCTTTCACTAAGAACcaacaaaataacaaagaatGCATCCTTCAGTTAAGAAAACAAATGGCAAGTCACCTGGACAGTTTAGCATGTGCTGAAGACTGTAATACACAGCACAGCAATAATTCATACTCTTCCCAGAGATGAACATCATGTTGAAAAAACTTGTCTTTCTGAAACATCTAAAAACTTAGAGTACTCATGTCCTATTTCAATGCAAGTTTGAACAAGGCCTTTTAATTCATAGGAAAATATGAAAGCAAGCTTATAGTACAGCAACTGCACTTTTCAACTTCCACATGAAACTTCAAAACAAGAGGCTGCAGTGAACATATAAAGAGCCAAAAGGACATATTACTTGTTGCACTAGAATGCACATGAGGAAGACTGATTAGGAAGGGATCTCATCACATGCTCCTTCAAACTTGTATcactttctctttgtttcaccACATATACTCACCAGTGTTACTCCAAAGCTCTCTGTTGTATTTAACTGGCAcatgtcttttcttttcaaattcaaaGGTAGTATCCTATGAAAACACAACAGGcaaaacaaatttgaactaCTACATGATACATAGGCCTTAATTTATCAAAGAAGTCCTAAAACCGCTCAGCTCAGCAAATTCAATTAGAGTAATGGCAACAACATGAATTAAATGGACACAAAACTACTGATTTGGAGCCCaaaagaatttaaaacatcATTCACAAATTAATCAATAAAATGAAAGTCCATCTTCAGTGAAGAATGGAGACAATCTGGCCTTAGTTATATTTTCATCAGAGATGAATAGTGTCATTAATGACACACTTCTCCAACCTAAATAATATTAATTCTGATAGCACATACAGGAGCAGTTTGAATGCACTCTCAttgcagggctgaaaataacggccgccTAGTCAccggtcaagatgaccggccaaaccAATGTTAGCTCGGACATACCTCgcttctggccggtcaaatcaTAACACAAAATTTCTTACAGTATTTTAACCCCTTGCCCCTATGCCCCAAGACTAAGAAGAAAAGCCAACTCATTTAATAAATATGGAACAGCATTTGCTGTGCTTATATGCCACTTGTTTATCGCAGAGCTCCAACAAAGGTCGAGTCTTCTTGACAAAAACAATCTACAGTTTCTACAGTATTGTGCATAGAATTCAATCACACAATGATCTTGAAATTCGAATACTTGTTTAGCAAATAAGATTTGTTTGTCAGTACTGAAGATAGAAAAGAGggaaaaagtgaagaacagctcccccaaaaaactgtcggccaacagttggccaACAATCGGACGACAGTCGGCCCACAGTCGGCAAATAGTCGAtagtcggccaactgttggcgactgattctaatagaacgatgagggtcgagtgtctgcgatgtcatcacacttgtcaaatttttaagtgtcggtttgctgttggtcaactgccggccgacagtataccgacagacttttagaggagctgttcttcactttctccGAAAAGAGAGCAGCAGCTTTAGCGCCAAGAACGCCAAGCGGAAGTtgaattttctcttctttgggaTAGGTTACCGACTTTTTGTCCATGACAATAACTTTCAAGGGCTCAAATGGGGACTTTCCAACTCATATAAGTAATCAAGGACGTTTTTAAAACCTACGTGGTTCCAAAACCTCTAGTTTATTTTGCAAGCGCGTGTGTTACTCACGTACTCATCCAGGCTTTTCTCGCTTTAGGATTATCAACATTTGGTGTGCTTCCCGTAATATATGCATATTGATGTATTTTTTAGAATGAGTTTTGTaactttttcaaaataacatttgttttcattaacgTTGAAACTGTCAAAGTGCTTGACACTGGCTACAATGTAATCTATGCGAAAATGGTCGCATACATTTAATTAAATTTGATGCCGAGTTAAGTCTCGTTGCTGTTTGCAATCGTGTTGTTGTGCGTATCACGGccactctaaaaaaaaaacagtgaaatgaCTCTGCAAATAAAACACTTATACCATTCATAAGTAGAagattgtttttattatatttcCTTTGATTAGACTTAATGTTATTCTCAATTTTGGGGCTAAATTAAGGGCAGAATGAAATGAGCAATTTGACAATTACGAAAGACGCAGAGAAAGACCAGAAGTTTGATAAGCCAGTGCGACGGCAATGTCTGTTTTATGTTTTGCGTTTCATagtaaaatgtaaacaatagtTGCCGTTCATTGGAGCTCAAATTTCTGGAATCAGGGAATCAGCAATTGAGCAAATAAGTGAATAACACGGATTGCTTTTATacttaaattattttattatattcaattttgaccggtcaacatgaccggcaagtcAAATGTTTGACCGGTCAAAGCCTCAATTAGACCGGACATTGTctgttgaccggccgttattttcagccctgcatTGTCTTCAATAATTTCTCTAAGTCATAATAAATCCTCATgtattctaataataattttaattagcttttaaaGTATggaaggaaaacaataattctTCTCACAGCAATCCAAATACGCCTCATAATTTGATTCTCTATGCTAGAGGCTAATCCTGAAAATCACTATCATTACTGAATTTGCtttttatccattttcaagCACTCATGAGATATCCTGTTGAACaggagaagagaaattccacatctcccagcaaccatgtattatttggattatataaacatcttactatcAAGAAGAAGCCAACTTAATTCACATTTCACAAATAAAACACAATGTCTTTCATTCATGGCACTAAATAGAGTGAGTGACATGAAAGCAGCTGATTTGCTATGCAAAGTGAtacagtttttctcagtggtagTAATCCCTGAAAGCACACCAGTTTATATAGTAAAATAAAGTAGACCACCTATTTCATCACCATCAGCATCTTCCAACAGGTTAAGTAGGAACATGGCCCTTGTTCCTCAAAGGGTGGATGGCACCTTCCATTGGACAAATCAATATTCGCTAgctaactcaataggttttggcaGTAATTCTTCTAATTGATAGCACTATTCATTGAATAATCAACTATTCCGCGAATAGCTCCATATGTTTTGGTTGGACTTATCCCTTGCATAGCGATTAATTCTGTCCACAGGAAAAGTACTTTACAACCTTTTAACAACTAGGGcacagtaattttttttactccttCTAAGCAAGCGCCGATAGTAAGCCAGTAGCTACATCGTTAACACGTTCACTTACGATAGCAAGTTCTTTTCCTGCTGCTTTTCTGAAAGCCTTTGTCCACTTAGTTCTGCGGGGATTTCGCCTCATCTTGAAGTTCTTATGGCATTTTGAACGGCAAAATCTAAACATCtgaaatcaaaattttaatttattgaagatGTAAAATTCACTAATTATCGTGATGCTTTTAAAAAAGCATTACAATAATCAGTGAATTTCACATCTTCAATAAATCTACGGGTCTCTCAACAACTTGCTTAAGAATAACATACTTTGCAGTCATTTCTCACAAATACTATGCCGTGTCCTGGGTATATTGTCGTCGAACAGAAATAACATTTTTCAAGACGCATGGTGTTCGCAAAATCGGCGAGGAGAGAGTGTTTCAAGAGACCTAGTCAGCGGTTGTAGGCTACGCTAACTAAGTACGTCATATTTGGCCAAAGGTTTTTCCTTAGTGGAGGTAACGCGCGGAGGACCATTGACTAAAGACGAAGAACCATAGTTACTGTCTATGGAATAACCCCGTgagaataaaatgaaatgattATGTGCTGACCCGTGGCAAATCTCCACATGTTTACAGATAGCTGAGGAAACACAGATCCTCAGCTATTGAAAAGCATGTGGAGACTTGACGTGGCCCAGGCCCGGGGTCCCGGGATTTCTAGCCTGCGTGGCCGGCGTAATcggggaaggggaaggggagCAAGGAAGCCCATTTTTTTGTGCATCATCTGTGAGGCATGCCTTTGTGAAAGCAAATTCTGCCCTCAAATTTTACCCCGGTACAAAGCAAGAATTTTTTAACGTAGTAGATAAATGGATTGATGCAGCAATTGAAACCGTCAATCGCGAGACACCAGAAAAATGATTTAGGGTATTCTTCAGTGTGTTTCTTTGAATGTTACCCCTTTCTTGCTCAATCAGCACTTTagtggattttactctgtctaacgccagacgattttactcgtcaatggggaaccccttgggcaggaaagggttactTCAGTAACTGGGAGAAGGACGAAAGGCATACAGCACAACAAAGTTGTTAATCATAAAACCACTCAAACTCCTGTCGTTGCTTTGTTCATTGCGCGGTGTCGCTCTCAGTCTTTGCAACTCCATCCACATTGGCATTGCTTGATAGGCTATTTGCCGGGTCTGAGTTACAGCCTCCCTTTAAATGAAACCATACAAAATGGAAACTACCAAAATGATTGCAATTGTGAAAGTCCTAGCAAAGGCTTTTGCGACATAATTGTTAATACTGCTTACTACAGTAATCGCCAATAACAGCGACCATGAAATCTAGATAAGCCGCGCACCGTTCTTTTCTGTGATTCCAAGCTCGTATTTTTAAGGGAAATCTACGGTCACAAATAACCAATCCGCTAAACGATGCTGCAAATAAGCAGTAGGATAGAAACCTTTGAACAAACTGAGAGGACTGGCTTTGGTCGGGAAGATTAAAGCGAAAAGTCAGTAATGGATGGATCACTGGACAAACCAGAAATTGGCAATTGATAAGCTGATCAGAAGCAAACTGGTTCTTTCCTCGATAGAACTGAAAGCATGAACGAGTGAATAACCAGAAGGTTAGCAAAATTACCAATAGTGACAAATGTTAAAAAGCACTGTCTCCAAATTTGAGCCCTAGTGGAAGCATTTCAAAGGTTCTACCTCGTTCATTTACATCACAATACAGTTTACCTTTCAATCAGCCCTGAGAGCTTCCTCAAACACTTGAGAGTTTaatctaaaataattaatgatatttacccaggaagctccactcacttgaaagtggttttcagggaggtcctgcatcagatcgaattggaatttaagagtcaattttgaggagggaggaaaccggagtgcccggaggaaaccctcgaagtcaggttgagatcgactgaaactcaatccacatacaacatttgtagtagaggtggaaggcgtgattgatgttcactacgccaccctgacttcccaaggagtacagcacagggtatttttatctagatggtcacccatccagatatcaaccccgtccaacagggcttaacttcgttGAACAGACGGGAACAGGCAAAGGGCAGCTAAGATCAGTTTCGTCAAATATTTGCAACAACCAGACCGAAATGGAGCCGTGAGTGCGCGAAGCTCTCTTAACCTAGAAGGAAACTTGGGCATTTCACATGCATgcccaatacacccgaactgagtcggatcgtctggaatacgcaacggtccgactcacaggaagtccgatcgcgagagacttggAAAGAGAGTATAAAAATACGATCGGACACGGATCAACTCCATCGGAaacgacccgtctctctttgtgtcggttcgattGACCGGAAGttcgatcgcgagagactttcTTCATCAAGGTGTTACAAGCTGTGGCTTTCGGAAATTTAAATAGAGTTTGTAAAATGATGTGCTACAGACGTTGTGAGAACTAACGGATTTGTTCTGTaggatgaaatttgaaagtgacagcaacattcccaccaatccagcttacggtgtttatatatttcaactggtgagatatgctagaatttgcacttccaaagttgacttcataaATAGACTCtgcgtctccgacaacaaggctttgtaaccaatctacttcaaaaatcatttaataaattctttaatcggcatggtcttatcgtcgtgaagtatggtgcaaccctgcgggaaatgagattagcaatccaggcttgaatagaaCCATcctatccttacattacttatttattactaattttattttttttttccattatatCTTGGTACGTATGCGcgagcatttttattttgtgcgcgtgcattatttattaatttaattgacgtgtgtatttagttcgttagataacgtcttaattttactttgcattattttcctcactcatatatatgtgttgtccgtaactgtgctcacattgtgggtggctcctcctgaaatgttctacagttggtataggatttaatggagccgaaaccaactgtggaattgcgcacattttaggcatcctactgatgaacagttgcaacacggTGGGCTCTCGGCCGCTGAAAAGGAACCAGAAAAATTATTCTAGTCACAAATGgc
This genomic interval carries:
- the LOC136887812 gene encoding probable ribosome biogenesis protein RLP24, with translation MRLEKCYFCSTTIYPGHGIVFVRNDCKMFRFCRSKCHKNFKMRRNPRRTKWTKAFRKAAGKELAIDTTFEFEKKRHVPVKYNRELWSNTVKAMKRIEEIRSKRQNLHIKNRLKPDPQLRKELDLKEVKQGITLITPPPVEKKRLGRKIPQVMQEPESMETGE